A window of Rufibacter sp. LB8 contains these coding sequences:
- a CDS encoding response regulator, whose translation MKNKQTQILLVEDDQVDVANVLRAFKAQGIENLVQVAADGREALELLQQQQAMAKPLPKIILLDLNLPHMNGLEFLQEIRKDDHLKACSVFVMSSSTTEQDLLAAYELNVAGYIQKPVLYESFLEMVTTLNSYWNLIELPN comes from the coding sequence GTGAAAAACAAGCAGACGCAAATCTTGCTGGTAGAAGATGATCAGGTAGACGTGGCCAATGTGCTGCGGGCTTTCAAGGCCCAGGGAATAGAAAACCTGGTGCAGGTAGCCGCAGACGGCCGCGAGGCCTTGGAACTGCTGCAGCAGCAGCAAGCCATGGCCAAGCCGCTCCCTAAAATAATTCTGCTTGACCTTAATTTACCCCACATGAACGGTCTTGAATTCTTGCAGGAAATCAGAAAAGATGACCACCTGAAAGCCTGCAGCGTGTTTGTGATGTCTTCTTCCACCACTGAGCAAGATCTACTGGCCGCCTATGAGTTGAATGTGGCAGGTTACATACAGAAACCGGTTTTGTATGAGTCGTTTCTGGAGATGGTTACTACCTTAAACTCATACTGGAACCTGATAGAATTACCCAACTAA
- a CDS encoding response regulator codes for MEGPLKLLIVDDDEVDRMIIRRSLRTAQVEAEVQNATTGEEALAALKATNFDFIFIDFMLPDMNGLELLQVIREKGITTPVQIVTSQGDERIAVEAIKTGASDYLPKTLLTPEGISQSIRTAVRLHKIEQERLQTQEQLRRTQEQLETVVNGAPIILWAIDAEGRFTMTRGKGLSLIGKSEGQSVGMSMYEAYQDNPTILACVRKALKGAGANCTTNVQGVWFDCLYLPMTNANSEVTGVIGVGYDITSRVKSEEELKKAKDEALSMAQVKEQFLANMSHEIRTPMNGILGLTEVLSKTNLNDQQREYLKAINTSANNLMVIINDLLDFSKIEAGKITLEIIPFDLRQLIKQLLDILDIRAKERKNSLKLLLDDDIPQFVEGDPFRLSQILNNLIGNAIKFTENGTIKLSVEVLSAQDGQFELEFTVRDSGIGIQKENLETIFEKFTQGSNDTTRKFGGTGLGLSIAKELIEVQGGSISVQSEAGVGSTFTFALPFKKVTQQPEPVSATDQPSPPAQTGKYHHLRHARLLLAEDNPINQMLVQKVLGDQEIKLEVVNNGLEAVEILEQQPFDLVLMDMQMPEMDGYEAMRHIRQQQAPLKNIPIIALTAHASQGEADRCLDAGADSYVSKPFQAETLLNEIARFLPDQDHLSNAGQANDAQLENFHIDLKYLEDFAHGNVDFMVDILQLFLDQIPEQVQELTRAVSFSNWPLTRTIAHRIKPSLALVGIKAIEDLNTEIEQSVLHRSNLENVSSLVQRMVLLVGKASEELKKIIQQLKKQQSA; via the coding sequence ATGGAGGGCCCCCTAAAACTCCTGATTGTTGATGATGATGAAGTAGACCGCATGATCATCAGGCGGTCTTTGCGCACGGCACAGGTAGAGGCAGAGGTACAGAACGCCACCACCGGTGAAGAGGCCCTGGCTGCGTTGAAAGCCACCAACTTTGATTTCATCTTCATTGATTTCATGCTGCCAGACATGAACGGTCTGGAGTTGCTGCAAGTCATACGAGAGAAAGGCATTACCACCCCCGTTCAGATTGTCACGTCGCAGGGCGATGAACGAATTGCCGTGGAAGCCATTAAAACCGGCGCCTCAGATTACCTTCCTAAGACTTTACTTACCCCGGAGGGCATTTCCCAGAGCATAAGAACGGCGGTACGGCTGCACAAAATTGAGCAGGAACGTCTCCAAACCCAGGAACAGCTGCGCCGCACGCAGGAACAGCTGGAAACCGTAGTAAACGGCGCGCCCATCATTCTATGGGCCATTGACGCCGAAGGCCGTTTCACCATGACCCGTGGCAAAGGCTTGTCATTGATTGGTAAATCTGAAGGGCAATCAGTGGGTATGTCTATGTATGAGGCGTACCAAGACAATCCCACCATTCTGGCCTGCGTACGCAAAGCCTTGAAGGGTGCGGGCGCCAATTGCACCACCAACGTGCAAGGCGTTTGGTTTGACTGCCTTTACCTGCCTATGACCAATGCCAACAGTGAAGTCACAGGCGTGATAGGCGTGGGCTATGACATTACCAGCCGCGTAAAATCTGAGGAGGAACTCAAGAAAGCCAAAGACGAAGCCCTGAGCATGGCGCAGGTCAAAGAGCAGTTCCTGGCCAACATGAGCCATGAGATCCGGACACCCATGAACGGGATTCTGGGCCTGACCGAAGTGCTTTCCAAGACCAACCTCAATGATCAACAGCGCGAGTACCTGAAAGCCATCAACACATCGGCCAATAATTTAATGGTCATCATCAATGACCTGCTGGACTTCTCTAAGATTGAAGCCGGCAAAATCACGCTGGAGATTATTCCCTTTGACCTTCGGCAATTAATCAAACAACTGCTTGACATTCTTGATATTAGAGCCAAGGAGCGAAAGAACAGCCTGAAGCTTCTGCTAGATGATGACATTCCACAGTTTGTGGAAGGCGACCCATTTAGGCTTAGCCAGATCTTGAACAACCTCATTGGCAACGCCATCAAATTCACAGAGAATGGCACCATTAAACTGAGCGTGGAAGTATTGTCTGCCCAAGACGGGCAATTTGAACTGGAGTTCACGGTGCGGGATTCTGGCATTGGCATTCAGAAAGAAAATCTGGAGACTATTTTTGAGAAGTTCACTCAGGGCAGCAATGACACCACCCGTAAATTTGGCGGCACGGGCCTGGGGCTTTCCATTGCCAAAGAATTGATTGAGGTGCAAGGGGGCAGCATCTCGGTGCAGAGCGAAGCCGGGGTTGGGAGCACGTTCACGTTTGCGCTGCCTTTCAAAAAAGTGACCCAACAACCAGAACCTGTATCTGCCACAGACCAACCTTCGCCGCCCGCCCAAACAGGAAAATACCACCATCTGCGCCATGCCCGCCTGCTGCTGGCCGAAGACAACCCCATTAACCAAATGCTGGTGCAAAAGGTATTAGGTGACCAGGAAATTAAGTTGGAGGTAGTCAACAATGGTCTTGAAGCCGTGGAGATACTGGAACAACAACCTTTTGACCTGGTACTCATGGACATGCAAATGCCCGAAATGGATGGCTACGAGGCCATGCGGCACATAAGGCAGCAACAGGCACCCCTCAAAAACATTCCCATAATTGCCCTTACCGCGCACGCCTCGCAAGGGGAGGCCGACCGCTGCCTGGATGCCGGGGCCGATTCCTATGTCTCCAAACCGTTTCAAGCCGAGACGCTGCTAAATGAAATTGCCAGGTTTTTGCCAGACCAGGATCATTTGTCAAACGCCGGACAAGCTAATGATGCACAGCTGGAGAACTTCCATATAGACTTGAAATATCTGGAAGATTTCGCGCATGGGAATGTAGATTTCATGGTAGACATTCTGCAGTTGTTCTTGGATCAGATTCCGGAGCAGGTGCAGGAACTCACCAGAGCCGTTTCATTCTCCAATTGGCCGCTCACCAGAACCATTGCGCACCGCATTAAACCATCACTCGCCTTGGTGGGCATTAAGGCCATAGAAGACCTGAACACCGAGATTGAACAGTCGGTCCTGCACCGGTCAAACTTAGAGAACGTTTCTTCCCTGGTGCAGCGCATGGTGCTGTTGGTGGGCAAGGCCTCTGAGGAATTGAAAAAGATTATCCAACAATTAAAGAAGCAGCAGTCCGCTTAG
- a CDS encoding DinB family protein, whose translation MHPSFQKKYTQLEKHRQTYTAQVRALSPDQQQKPPGEGQWSAAQLYYHLWKVENTVLQAIEANLASGRTHKPVSFNTRYRSFLLNLALALPFKFKVPKMIGDMPPNVSVAEVEEKWQATSQQWQQFLEKFPEHLQQKEIFKHPRAGLLTMNQTLQFLLEHAAHHKLQMQKLVTA comes from the coding sequence ATGCATCCTTCCTTCCAGAAAAAATATACTCAGTTAGAGAAACACCGCCAAACCTACACAGCCCAAGTGCGCGCGCTGTCACCGGACCAGCAGCAGAAGCCGCCTGGTGAGGGGCAATGGTCGGCGGCGCAGTTGTATTACCATCTCTGGAAGGTGGAAAATACGGTTTTACAGGCCATTGAAGCCAACCTGGCCAGCGGTCGCACGCACAAGCCGGTCTCGTTCAATACCCGTTACCGGTCTTTTCTGCTGAACCTGGCACTGGCGCTTCCCTTTAAATTCAAAGTCCCCAAGATGATTGGCGACATGCCCCCCAACGTGAGCGTGGCGGAGGTAGAGGAAAAGTGGCAAGCCACCAGCCAGCAATGGCAGCAGTTTCTGGAGAAATTTCCGGAGCACTTGCAGCAGAAGGAGATATTCAAGCATCCCCGCGCCGGATTGCTCACCATGAACCAAACCCTTCAGTTTTTGTTGGAGCATGCCGCGCACCATAAACTGCAGATGCAGAAATTGGTGACCGCATAA
- a CDS encoding nucleoside deaminase translates to MSTTGTPQEEFMREAIRLSIEKMKEGKGGPFGAVVVKNGEIIARGFNNVTSSNDPTAHAEVDAIRKACQALGSFQLTGCDLYTSCEPCPMCLGAIYWARPDRVFYGNTKIDAAAIGFDDAFIYEELELPLHNRSLPMEQFLRDEALAGFREWEKMEGKTEY, encoded by the coding sequence ATGTCAACAACCGGCACCCCACAGGAAGAATTCATGCGCGAAGCCATCAGGCTTTCCATTGAGAAGATGAAAGAAGGCAAAGGCGGTCCGTTTGGCGCGGTGGTCGTGAAAAACGGCGAAATCATTGCCCGGGGTTTCAACAATGTGACCTCCAGCAATGACCCTACGGCTCACGCCGAAGTGGATGCCATTCGCAAAGCCTGCCAGGCCCTGGGCTCGTTCCAGCTCACAGGTTGCGACCTCTACACCAGCTGCGAACCATGCCCCATGTGCTTGGGCGCCATCTACTGGGCCCGCCCCGACCGCGTTTTCTACGGCAACACCAAGATAGACGCCGCCGCCATCGGCTTTGATGACGCCTTTATCTACGAAGAACTGGAACTTCCCCTCCACAACCGCTCCCTTCCCATGGAACAATTCCTGCGCGATGAAGCCTTGGCCGGATTCAGGGAATGGGAAAAAATGGAAGGCAAAACGGAGTATTAA
- the ffh gene encoding signal recognition particle protein: MFENLSTKLDRAFKTLKGQGSITEINVAQTIKEVRRALVDADVNYKVAKTVTDKIKDEAMGRDVLIAVSPGQLMVKIVHEELTELMGGEKKDINITGSPAIILIAGLQGSGKTTFTGKLSNFLKKQGKGVLVAACDVYRPAAIDQLSVLAEQVGVEFYAERESKDPVSIARNAVEHAKRTGKKVVIIDTAGRLAVDEAMMQEIFDIKQAIKPTETLFVVDSMTGQDAVNTAKTFNERINFDGVVLTKLDGDSRGGAALSIRAVVEKPIKFISTGEKMEALDLFYPDRMAQRILGMGDVISLVERAQQTFDEDEAKRINKNIRKNQFNFDDFLSQLEQIKRMGDIKDLVGMIPGVSKMLKDVDIDESAFAPIEAIIKSMTKEERQNPDMISGSRRNRIAKGSGTTIQQVNNLMKQFNDMRKMMKSMNKMAGTKGGLAKLGSMMGRR; this comes from the coding sequence ATGTTTGAGAATTTAAGTACCAAGCTTGACCGCGCTTTCAAGACCCTCAAAGGCCAGGGAAGCATCACTGAAATCAACGTCGCCCAGACCATCAAGGAAGTAAGACGTGCCCTGGTAGACGCCGACGTGAACTACAAAGTGGCCAAAACCGTGACCGACAAAATCAAGGACGAGGCCATGGGCCGCGACGTGCTGATTGCCGTGTCGCCGGGCCAGTTGATGGTGAAGATTGTGCACGAAGAACTCACCGAACTGATGGGCGGCGAGAAAAAAGACATTAACATCACCGGTTCTCCGGCTATTATTTTGATTGCGGGCCTGCAGGGTTCGGGTAAAACCACCTTCACGGGCAAGCTTTCCAACTTCCTGAAGAAACAAGGCAAAGGCGTTTTGGTAGCGGCCTGCGACGTGTACCGCCCGGCGGCTATTGACCAGCTGAGCGTGTTGGCCGAGCAGGTTGGCGTGGAGTTCTACGCGGAGCGCGAAAGCAAAGACCCGGTTTCCATTGCCCGCAATGCCGTGGAGCACGCCAAGCGCACCGGCAAGAAAGTGGTCATCATTGACACCGCGGGCCGTTTGGCCGTGGACGAGGCCATGATGCAGGAAATCTTCGACATCAAGCAGGCCATCAAACCCACTGAGACTTTGTTTGTGGTGGATTCCATGACCGGCCAAGATGCCGTGAACACCGCCAAAACGTTCAACGAGCGCATCAACTTTGACGGCGTAGTGTTGACCAAGCTAGACGGTGACTCTCGTGGTGGCGCCGCGCTTTCCATCAGAGCGGTGGTGGAGAAACCCATCAAGTTTATCTCTACCGGTGAGAAAATGGAAGCGCTTGACCTATTCTACCCAGACCGGATGGCCCAGCGTATTTTAGGTATGGGTGACGTAATCTCCCTGGTAGAGCGCGCCCAGCAAACCTTTGACGAAGACGAAGCCAAGCGCATCAACAAGAACATCCGGAAGAACCAGTTTAACTTTGACGACTTCTTGTCTCAGTTGGAGCAGATTAAACGGATGGGCGATATCAAAGACCTGGTGGGCATGATTCCCGGCGTGAGCAAGATGTTGAAAGACGTGGACATTGACGAAAGTGCTTTCGCGCCCATTGAGGCCATCATCAAATCCATGACCAAGGAAGAGCGCCAAAATCCAGATATGATCTCTGGCAGCCGCCGTAACCGTATTGCCAAAGGTTCCGGAACTACCATTCAGCAGGTGAACAACTTGATGAAGCAGTTCAATGACATGCGCAAGATGATGAAGAGCATGAACAAAATGGCCGGTACCAAAGGCGGTCTTGCCAAGCTCGGCAGCATGATGGGACGCAGGTAA
- a CDS encoding glycosyltransferase family 4 protein, with translation MEPAATPDTHNVLFLTYYWPPSGGGGVQRCLKFVKHLPEFGITPTVITVDENQASYPILDQSLLAEVPDNIHVIRTGTREPFEFYKKLTGKKDIPFGGFANTGKENWKQKLFKFLRGNLFIPDPRVGWNRFALDAATKVMKRKPIQAILTSSPPHSTQLIGLKLKKKFGLKWIADMRDPWTDIYYYQDLNHTALAQKLDASYEREVLENADAVLVVSDDMKRLFLQKSASLDPNKIHVIPNGYDEADFVHPSTSSSEEFIITYTGTITEAYNIEGFLQALCETVTRNPFIRYKLRFVGKVSLEVKRQVEAAGLPLITEYIDYVPHEESIKYLMASTALLMAIPDVPNNFGILTGKLFEYLAANKPIICIGPIHGDVDRILDECGAGRVFHYSGYEVILDHLLQMSKTWKINPNLDLPIINYTQYSRRALTEKLAALLVS, from the coding sequence TTGGAACCAGCCGCCACGCCAGATACCCACAACGTCTTATTCCTCACCTATTACTGGCCGCCCTCGGGCGGGGGCGGGGTGCAGCGCTGTCTCAAGTTTGTGAAGCATTTGCCGGAGTTCGGGATTACGCCCACGGTCATCACGGTAGATGAAAACCAGGCCTCATACCCTATTCTGGACCAAAGCCTGCTAGCCGAAGTTCCCGATAACATTCACGTAATCAGGACGGGTACGCGTGAACCCTTTGAGTTTTACAAGAAGCTCACCGGGAAGAAAGACATTCCGTTTGGGGGCTTTGCGAACACCGGCAAAGAGAACTGGAAACAGAAGCTGTTCAAGTTCCTGCGCGGAAATCTGTTCATACCAGACCCGCGCGTAGGCTGGAACCGCTTTGCATTAGACGCCGCCACCAAAGTAATGAAACGGAAGCCAATCCAGGCCATTCTCACCTCTTCGCCGCCGCACAGCACGCAGTTGATTGGCCTGAAGCTGAAAAAGAAATTCGGGCTGAAGTGGATTGCTGACATGCGCGACCCCTGGACCGATATTTACTATTACCAGGATTTGAACCACACCGCTCTGGCCCAAAAACTGGACGCCAGCTATGAACGCGAGGTGCTGGAAAACGCCGATGCCGTGCTGGTGGTGAGTGATGACATGAAGCGCCTGTTCCTGCAAAAATCGGCTTCGCTTGACCCCAACAAAATCCATGTGATCCCGAACGGGTATGACGAAGCCGATTTTGTGCATCCGTCCACGTCGTCTTCAGAGGAGTTCATCATCACCTACACCGGCACCATTACAGAGGCCTACAACATTGAAGGCTTTTTACAGGCGCTCTGCGAAACCGTTACCCGTAACCCGTTCATCAGATACAAGTTGCGGTTTGTGGGCAAAGTATCTCTGGAAGTAAAACGCCAGGTGGAAGCCGCCGGTCTGCCCTTGATCACCGAGTACATTGACTACGTGCCGCACGAAGAATCCATCAAATACCTGATGGCGAGCACGGCGCTCTTAATGGCAATTCCAGACGTGCCCAACAACTTCGGGATTTTGACCGGCAAGCTGTTTGAGTACCTGGCCGCCAACAAACCCATCATCTGCATCGGCCCTATTCACGGCGACGTGGACCGAATTCTGGACGAGTGTGGCGCGGGGCGCGTGTTCCATTACTCGGGCTATGAAGTCATTCTGGACCACCTGCTGCAGATGAGCAAAACCTGGAAAATCAACCCGAACCTGGATTTGCCCATCATCAATTACACGCAATATTCAAGGCGCGCCTTAACCGAGAAACTGGCGGCGCTGCTGGTGTCATAA
- a CDS encoding polysaccharide deacetylase family protein: MDLLFDYVLFHFKHCYHLPEPLELHYGLDGKSLIQIASHGAYFFEGKEPYPPYSSLKSWNGTSISLFFEKSPEQDWFTQGASGNVVVNFDLVAGAFYLLSGWQEFHSQERDRFGRFPYQASMQHKHCFVTLPVVNYYFDILRAAVEKAYGISVAPKTWPGHSFMTCLTHDIDSLQSAWKVVGKPALLRGDLGLFLDVALQKIKGEDAFNNLAQVDAELQKLNAKGSFYFLPNSQKVDGHPNSDYDIRSPRVQLAIKRLSDNGHEIGLHGSHGTSTNASQLKTEKKFLPPSVTGNRFHYLRFDPEITPSLLEELEFGYDSSLGFAEHFGFRNSYCLPFRLFDVKQRRMTSTWELPLNLMDITLNHPNYLQLSAEEVLPVIKPMLFEIKKFNGVFTLLWHNENFTPYGLPHGLQLFREITQEVQRLGSGFQTANQTIHEVQQR, encoded by the coding sequence GTGGACCTTCTGTTTGACTACGTGCTCTTCCATTTCAAGCATTGCTACCATTTGCCGGAGCCGCTGGAACTGCATTATGGCCTTGACGGGAAAAGCCTAATTCAGATTGCTTCTCACGGCGCATACTTCTTTGAAGGAAAAGAACCCTATCCTCCCTACTCCTCATTAAAATCCTGGAACGGCACCAGCATTTCCTTGTTTTTTGAAAAATCTCCTGAGCAAGATTGGTTCACCCAAGGTGCTTCTGGAAACGTGGTGGTGAACTTTGATTTAGTGGCAGGCGCTTTTTATCTGCTCTCTGGTTGGCAGGAATTCCACAGTCAGGAGCGAGATAGATTTGGGCGATTTCCTTACCAGGCATCAATGCAACACAAACACTGCTTTGTGACGCTGCCAGTGGTCAACTACTATTTTGATATTTTGCGCGCGGCGGTTGAGAAAGCTTACGGTATTTCTGTAGCACCAAAAACCTGGCCTGGACATTCGTTCATGACCTGCCTCACGCATGACATTGATTCGCTGCAAAGCGCCTGGAAAGTTGTGGGAAAACCGGCTTTGCTGCGCGGCGATTTGGGTTTGTTTTTAGACGTTGCCCTGCAAAAAATCAAGGGCGAAGACGCTTTCAACAACCTTGCCCAGGTAGATGCCGAACTTCAGAAATTGAACGCCAAAGGCAGTTTTTATTTTCTGCCAAATTCCCAAAAAGTAGATGGCCACCCCAACAGTGATTATGACATCCGCTCGCCCAGAGTTCAGCTAGCTATAAAACGCTTGTCCGACAATGGGCACGAAATAGGCCTGCACGGAAGCCACGGCACCAGCACCAACGCGTCTCAACTCAAAACCGAAAAAAAATTCTTACCTCCTTCCGTGACCGGGAATCGGTTCCATTACCTTCGGTTTGACCCTGAAATTACCCCGAGTTTGCTGGAAGAACTGGAATTTGGCTATGACTCCAGCCTGGGTTTTGCTGAGCATTTCGGGTTCAGGAACAGTTACTGCCTGCCGTTCAGGTTATTTGATGTCAAGCAGCGGCGCATGACCAGCACCTGGGAACTTCCCCTCAATTTGATGGACATCACACTGAATCACCCCAACTACCTCCAATTAAGCGCAGAGGAAGTGTTGCCGGTTATAAAACCAATGCTTTTTGAGATTAAGAAATTCAACGGGGTTTTCACGTTGCTTTGGCACAATGAGAATTTCACGCCTTACGGTTTGCCTCACGGTTTACAGCTTTTCAGGGAAATTACGCAGGAAGTACAAAGGTTAGGAAGTGGATTTCAAACGGCCAACCAAACCATTCATGAAGTTCAGCAGCGGTAG
- a CDS encoding lipopolysaccharide biosynthesis protein encodes MSVLRKQGFLNTIISYAGMVIGYVNTVLLFPNLMDPDQVGLTRFLLQVSPIYAQFSALGFTNISLKYFPYFRDKDKKHNGFLFLMLLIPLAGFVVVTGLFFLLKPTVVEHLGKQSPLALDYYYYIIPLSFFTLLFMLLDAYLRSLYKTVVQSFLQDFLVRVLTLGAVFVYSWGWIDFQWFVILFIAVNSCTAFISIVYLLWLRQFFVRPGKTMFSIVPLKEVVRYGLYSFLGNVSTTVITFTDSAMIAAYSGLDDVAFYTTAYFITSAILVPSRGLNKIVYPQVADLFKAQDMTTLGRLYKNMTRVNMVVGFLLFLGIWCNVDNIFALMPKDYSEGRWVILFMGFARLFDLATGINGMILLTSDKYRYDLYFNVLMVALVIYTNYLLIPPYGISGAAFASMMVYILYNFFRVVFVAKYFKMQPFGWDSLLIVAISAVAFGASWVLPQMPHLLLDIAVRSLVITAVYGSLMVGLKVSPELNNGIRKSLVRLGIN; translated from the coding sequence ATGAGCGTACTCCGCAAGCAGGGTTTTCTGAACACCATCATCTCGTACGCCGGCATGGTGATTGGCTACGTGAACACCGTGCTGCTGTTCCCCAACCTTATGGACCCAGACCAGGTGGGCCTGACGCGTTTTCTGCTGCAAGTGTCGCCTATTTACGCGCAGTTTTCGGCCTTGGGGTTCACCAACATCAGCCTGAAATACTTCCCTTACTTTAGAGACAAAGACAAAAAACATAACGGCTTTCTGTTCTTAATGCTGTTGATTCCGTTGGCGGGGTTTGTGGTGGTGACAGGTTTGTTTTTCCTGCTGAAGCCCACCGTGGTAGAGCACTTGGGCAAGCAGTCGCCGCTGGCGTTGGACTACTATTATTACATTATTCCGCTTAGTTTTTTCACGCTGCTGTTCATGCTCCTGGATGCGTATTTGCGGTCTTTGTACAAGACGGTGGTGCAGTCGTTTTTGCAGGATTTTCTGGTGCGCGTGCTCACGTTGGGCGCCGTATTTGTGTACTCCTGGGGTTGGATTGACTTTCAGTGGTTTGTGATTCTGTTTATTGCGGTCAATTCCTGCACGGCCTTCATTTCCATTGTGTACTTGCTGTGGCTTCGGCAGTTTTTTGTGCGGCCCGGCAAGACCATGTTTTCCATTGTGCCGCTCAAAGAAGTGGTGCGCTACGGCCTGTATTCCTTTCTGGGGAATGTCTCTACCACGGTTATCACCTTCACAGATTCGGCCATGATTGCAGCCTACAGCGGGCTGGATGACGTGGCCTTTTACACCACGGCCTATTTCATCACCTCGGCCATTCTGGTGCCTTCGCGGGGCTTGAACAAGATTGTGTACCCGCAAGTCGCTGACCTGTTCAAGGCGCAGGACATGACCACGCTGGGGCGGCTGTACAAGAACATGACGCGGGTGAACATGGTGGTGGGTTTTCTGCTGTTTCTGGGCATATGGTGCAATGTGGACAACATCTTCGCGCTCATGCCCAAAGATTACAGTGAGGGCCGCTGGGTGATATTATTTATGGGATTTGCCCGCTTGTTTGACCTGGCCACCGGCATCAACGGCATGATTCTGCTTACCTCAGACAAATACCGCTATGACCTGTATTTCAACGTGCTGATGGTGGCCCTGGTCATCTACACCAATTACCTGTTGATTCCGCCGTACGGCATTAGCGGAGCAGCTTTTGCCTCTATGATGGTGTACATTCTCTACAATTTCTTTAGGGTGGTGTTTGTGGCGAAGTATTTCAAGATGCAGCCCTTTGGTTGGGATTCTCTATTGATTGTGGCTATTTCTGCGGTGGCCTTCGGGGCTTCATGGGTATTGCCGCAAATGCCCCATCTGCTGCTGGACATTGCCGTAAGGTCTTTGGTGATCACGGCGGTGTATGGCAGTTTGATGGTAGGCTTGAAAGTGTCGCCGGAACTGAACAATGGCATCCGGAAATCGCTGGTCCGGTTGGGAATAAATTAA
- a CDS encoding glycosyltransferase family 4 protein, protein MLYFYPAQSSFVVKDLKLMEQVYEVRHHGFLPAKKWQTPLVWLGLLFFLLRHIWRAEVIVCMFAGYHSWFPACLGKLARKPCLIVAGGTDCVSFPSIGYGCFSKPVLGRFTRWSYKLASHIAPVHEKLVWQEYSYQPNDFPNQGFRFHCPGLETPHTVVYNGYDAEFWQPDFSVTRRPASFLTVCAGLDMRFTQRLKGVDLILEAAKHLPEATFTIVGSPLGFSIPNQPKNVHLLPKMPLADLKAVYSAHTFYLQLSMSEGFPNALSESMLCGCVPVVSNVGAMPDLIGDSGFVLEKQDSILLQEVLKKALQADVLTMGQQARARISQQYPETRREQELLELLASLKAE, encoded by the coding sequence TTGCTTTATTTTTATCCGGCGCAATCCTCTTTTGTAGTCAAGGATTTGAAGCTGATGGAGCAGGTGTACGAGGTGCGGCATCATGGCTTTCTTCCCGCCAAAAAATGGCAAACGCCGTTGGTGTGGCTGGGACTGTTGTTCTTCCTGCTTCGGCATATTTGGCGGGCGGAAGTGATTGTCTGCATGTTCGCTGGCTATCATTCCTGGTTTCCGGCCTGTTTGGGAAAACTAGCCCGAAAACCCTGCTTGATTGTGGCGGGCGGCACCGACTGCGTTTCGTTCCCCAGCATTGGCTACGGCTGTTTCTCTAAACCCGTTCTGGGCAGGTTCACGCGCTGGTCTTATAAACTGGCCAGCCACATTGCACCGGTGCACGAAAAACTGGTGTGGCAGGAATACAGCTACCAACCCAATGACTTCCCGAACCAAGGCTTCCGGTTCCATTGCCCGGGTCTGGAAACGCCGCACACCGTGGTTTATAATGGCTATGATGCGGAATTCTGGCAACCGGATTTTTCAGTGACCAGACGGCCGGCTTCATTTCTAACAGTTTGCGCCGGCTTGGACATGCGGTTCACGCAGCGGTTGAAAGGCGTGGATTTGATTCTGGAAGCGGCCAAACATCTCCCTGAAGCCACGTTCACCATTGTGGGTTCGCCGCTCGGATTTTCAATTCCCAACCAACCCAAAAACGTACACCTGTTGCCCAAAATGCCTTTGGCAGATTTAAAAGCCGTGTACAGCGCCCATACGTTTTACCTGCAATTGTCCATGTCAGAAGGGTTTCCCAATGCCCTGAGCGAAAGCATGCTGTGCGGCTGCGTACCGGTGGTCAGCAATGTGGGGGCCATGCCTGATTTAATTGGCGATAGTGGGTTTGTGTTGGAAAAACAAGACTCGATATTGCTCCAGGAAGTACTGAAAAAAGCCTTACAAGCCGATGTCCTGACCATGGGGCAACAGGCTCGGGCACGTATCTCACAACAGTACCCAGAAACCAGACGAGAACAAGAATTGCTGGAGCTTTTGGCTTCGCTGAAAGCGGAATAA